From Seriola aureovittata isolate HTS-2021-v1 ecotype China chromosome 16, ASM2101889v1, whole genome shotgun sequence, one genomic window encodes:
- the LOC130183297 gene encoding CMP-N-acetylneuraminate-beta-galactosamide-alpha-2,3-sialyltransferase 1-like encodes MLPGLRKISVLTSLLCIAAIAVFFNSSRNLSVFSLGSHKSSLCSCHKCLTDGDPRFTEINTSSPKPFLSRKIMISEDDFNWWKRIYSERYNFSFYNATVVNIFKTFPPVPDVVEASPDRCRTCAVVGNSGNLKGSHYGPLIDFHDVIIRINRGRTKGFEADVGKRTTHHVMYPESAVPLDNTTHLVLVPFKIKDLLWLLQKFNQGENSAVNSKRMANKDLVMILSPAFMKYVHEIWLSKNGSYPSTGFLTFALSMFICDEVSVFGFGANKDGNWDHYFETLKNKHLRTGAHAGSHEYDVIQQLHKKQKIQFFKGW; translated from the exons ATGCTTCCTGGATTGAGAAAAATCTCGGTTCTCACTTCCCTGCTGTGCATCGCTGcaattgctgtgttttttaacTCTTCACGGAATTTATCTGTATTTTCCCTCGGATCTCACAagtcaagtctttgttcctgtCACAAGTGTTTAACAGATGGCGATCCGCGGTTTACGGAAATAAACACTTCATCTCCCAAGCCTTTTTTGTCGAGAAAAATTATGATCTCAGAGGATGATTTCAATTGGTGGAAG cgCATATATTCGGAAAGGTACAACTTCAGTTTCTACAATGCAACAGTGGTGAACATCTTCAAGACTTTCCCACCCGTTCCTGATGTTGTAGAAGCCAGCCCTGACCGCTGCAGGACTTGTGCTGTGGTGGGGAATTCTGGTAATTTGAAGGGATCACATTATGGACCTCTGATAGACTTCCATGATGTCATAATAAG AATAAACCGTGGCCGTACCAAAGGCTTTGAAGCAGATGTTGGGAAAAGAACAACCCATCATGTCATGTACCCAGAGAGCGCTGTTCCTTTGGACAACACCACTCATCTTGTGCTGGTTCCATTCAAGATAAAGGACTTACTCTGGCTTCTCCAGAAATTCAATCAAGG GGAAAATAGTGCAGTGAACTCAAAGAGGATGGCTAACAAGGATCTG GTGATGATCCTCAGTCCAGCTTTCATGAAATATGTTCATGAGATTTGGCTCAGCAAGAACGGCAGTTATCCATCCACTGGCTTTCTGACTTTCGCTCTCAGCATGTTCATTTGCGATGAG gTCAGTGTGTTTGGGTTTGGAGCAAACAAAGATGGAAACTGGGATCATTACTTTGAaacactcaaaaacaaacacctgagaACTGGAGCTCATGCTGGATCGCATGAATATGACGTTATTCAGCAACTACACAAGAAGCAGAAAATCCAGTTTTTTAAAGGATGGTAA